TTCCACCTGGCGCGATTACACCGTCTTCACCGCACGGCGGCGCAAGGACCTCCAACTCGGGGACGCGCGCATCCGCTTCCTGCAAATCCCCGCCGCCATGAAGGGCGAGGAGGAGCAGCCCCTCGGGTCACGCCGGATCGAGCACCGGGGGAAGTTGCTGGCATGCACCGGACCGGAACGGACCCTGGTCGAAGGGTTTCGCCGCCCTTCTCTGGTGGGTGGCCATGAGGAGTTGCTGGCTTCGGCAGGCGGCTTCACCGCCTTGGACCTGGACCTGCTCGAAGAGGTGCTCCGGCGCTATGGCGCCGCCAAGCTCTGGGCCGCCACCGGCTGGTTTCTCGAGCGTTTCCGAAACCGCTTTCATGTCTCGGAGGCTGTACTGAGGCGGTGGGAGAAAGAGGTGCCAGCCTCCCCCCAGTATCTCGAACGAAGGCGGCGGGGCGGCCAGTTCTTCCGGCGTTGGAATCTGGTCGTAGCGCGCGAGCTGGAGCAGACCGGAGGACCCGATGAGCCCTAGCCTCGAGTATCTCGAGCGCTGCGCTGCCGATAGTGGATTCGCGGTGGCGACCCTGGAGAAGGTCGCGCGTCTGGGGGAGTTCGCCGGCGATGTGGGGCGGCATGCGTTTCTCAAGGAAGCTCTCGTCCTCAAGGGTGGCACGGCCCTCAACCTGGGCTACAGGACCCCGACTCGGCTCTCGGTCGATCTCGATTTCAACTACATCGGGGCTGCGGATCGCTCGGCAATGCTGGAGGACCGCCCCCGGGTGGAGCAAGCCGTAATCGAGCTTGCCCGACGATCCGGCTACCGCGTCCAGCAATCCGCCGATGCCTTTGCCGGACGCAAGATCTACCTCGACTACCGTTCCGCTTCCGGCCCGCAGGATCGTATCGAGGTGGACCTTAACTTTCTCTTCCGGACTCCCTTCGTCCCGACCGTTCGGCGTGAACTGTGGCAACCAGGAGAGCTGGACAGGCCTTCGCTTCCCTGCGTCGGGGACGATGAACTGCTCGCTGGCAAGCTGCTCGCCCTAGTGGAACGCTGCGCCGCCCGCGACGCCTGGGATGTGGCCAACCTGGCTCCCGATCTTGTGGAGTGTCTTGGGCAGCCGACTTTTCGTGCGCGTTTCGTGGCGATCGCCGGGACGCTGGACCACCCCCTTGGGACCTACGGTCGAGAGCGGCTCGAAACACAGTTGACCCAACAGGAGGTGGAGGAGCGGCTGCTGCCGATGCTGGCCCAAGGCCGGAGCGTGGAAGCTGGCGAACTCGTTACCGCCGCCTGGCAGCGGCTGGGCGCACTGCTCGCTCTTCGCCCGGAGGAAACGCTCTACATGAACGAACTGGCGGAGGGTCGCCTGGCCCTTGAGGGGCTGTTCGACGGCGACCAGGAGGAGATCGGTCGGTTCGCTCAACACCCGGCGCTACGCTGGAAAGTTCTCAACGTCCGTCGGCACCGCAAGGGAGCATCCTGAACCATGGCCCTCAATCCGATCGTCTATACCGAAAAGGTGGTGCGCAGCTTCCTGCGCTACCAGAGAGGTGGTCCCACTTTCTTGGACAGCCCGGCGGCCAAGCTAAGGTGGACTCCACCAGCAAGCTGGGGTTGGATGAAACACAACATGATACTTGTATCTCAGGAACCCGCTGGTCCATGTTCAGGTTGATCTGGTCCTATTTCGGGAGGCGTCGAACATAGCGTTGCACCATTCGACCCGTCGGCTTCGCGGTCGGCCCGATGGTGAACGCCACACCCCCCTCACCCCCGGTCCGCGCGGCGCGTCTCCTCCGCCAGTCGCGCGGCTTCCGCCTCCCCGAACGCGCCCTCGGCCATGCGCCATCCCCAGTTCCCCCCGGCGACCCCGGGCCGGTTCATCCGCGCGTCGCTCCCCAGCCCCAGCACATCCTGCATCGGCACAATCACCGTCTCCGCCACCGATTCCATCAGCACCCGGATGGCGTCCCAGTGAATCTCCCGCCCGTCCCCGCCGGTGCGCCGGAGCAACGC
Above is a genomic segment from Gemmatimonadota bacterium containing:
- a CDS encoding nucleotidyl transferase AbiEii/AbiGii toxin family protein, whose protein sequence is MSPSLEYLERCAADSGFAVATLEKVARLGEFAGDVGRHAFLKEALVLKGGTALNLGYRTPTRLSVDLDFNYIGAADRSAMLEDRPRVEQAVIELARRSGYRVQQSADAFAGRKIYLDYRSASGPQDRIEVDLNFLFRTPFVPTVRRELWQPGELDRPSLPCVGDDELLAGKLLALVERCAARDAWDVANLAPDLVECLGQPTFRARFVAIAGTLDHPLGTYGRERLETQLTQQEVEERLLPMLAQGRSVEAGELVTAAWQRLGALLALRPEETLYMNELAEGRLALEGLFDGDQEEIGRFAQHPALRWKVLNVRRHRKGAS